TACGTTGCCATAGATTACGTTGCCATAGATTACTCAGGGGCGATCGCGCCTCTGCCTGAAGATTTATAACTTGAGGTGGTCGTTTTTGGAGCAGATTTAGCCAATAATAATTCTAAATAATTTCCAGCCAGTTGCTTTTGCAATCTTTTCCTAACCATGAGTCCTAACACCTCCTCATCCGACTCCGCCGCTAATGCCAACCAAAATTCTAGTAAATGGGATCTAGGTAAGTTTTACCAAACCCTGACTTATTTTGAAGTGCTGCCCTGGCTCCAGCAGATTGATGTATTGGGTTGGCTGGGTACTCGCAACGATCCTAAGCCCGATCCTTCTGTGCTGGCTCCGTTGCTGGCGATCGTGGTAGGCGATCGGGGCATGGTGGGTAAGCAGTTAACTCAGTTTTTAGGTAACTCTGGCTATCGAATTCAGTCGGCTAATTTTTTTGCAGCAAATGCTACATCTACTAATGCTGTAACTAATGCCGATGTAGTTTTTCTCTGTCTAGATGCTTTGCTCAATCTCAATGTAGATGATTCTGAAACGCTGGGCAATCTAGATCCAAATGAGTTGATCGATCGCATTAAGTCCTGGCTCAAGCCCGATCAAGATCGAATGTTATTTGATTTTCGGCAGGCTGGAGAGCAAGAGTCTGCAACTAACCCAGACCAGAGCAATACGAAGAATTTAAAAGAAATCTGGGGCATCCTTGATGATGTGGTGATGGGCGGTGTGAGCGCTAGTAACATTACCCTGGGCGATCGCTCGGCGTTGTTCTATGGCAATGTGTCTACGGCCAATTCCGGTGGGTTTGCCTCGGTGCGATCGCGCAACTTTGAGCCAGGCATTGATCTAAGCGCCTATGATGGCATTGCTTTGCGGGTACGTGGCGACGGCAAACGCTATAAGTTTATGCTGCGTGATTCTGGTCGCTGGGATGGGATCGCCTTTTGTGCCTCCTTTGATACGGTGGCTAATAACTGGATTGATCTTAAAATTCCCTTCGATCGATTTGCGCCCATTTTCCGCGCCAAGACGGTCAAGGATGCTGAGCCGATCGCCACTGAGCAAATTTGTGCTTTTCAATTGATGTTGAGCAAGTTTGAGTATGATGGGGCGTTAAATCCCCGGTTTGAGGCTGGTAGTTTTCGCCTGGAGGTAGAGTATATTAAGGCATACAGCAGTTCTAAGCTACCGCAGTTAGTTGTAGTCAGCCCAGAACTAAATATTAATCCTAAGGCTGAGCATATTGAAAAGATAGAAAACCAGGTGCGGCGCAGTGGCATCCCCTACACGATCGCTAAACCTATAGATCTAACCGACTCAAGCCAAAGCCAAGCGATTGCATTAGGGCAATTAGAGCAATTAGGGCAACAAAATAGTAATAGCAATCAATCAGCAAAGCCACCGCAACCAGTTAGCAGCCTTGCGATCGCCCAGCTCTGCATCGAAGCCCTCAAACATAATCAGGCCACCCAAAAGACCTATAGAATTACGGCGTTGCCACCTAAGCCATCCGATCGGATCGCGCAAACAGAGCAATCAAAGCAAACAACCAGCCAAACCAATCCCTGCGCTCCTGGTGATTGGGATTGTCAATTTGCACGGCTGACCCCTGACATTATTGGAATTAATTAATATTCATGCTGCGATCGGTCAGCAAATTGGGCATAATAGCTTAATAGGAATGTGCTAGATCGTTACCGAGAAGGCACAATTTCTAACCTAATCGTGGGGGACGCTTACACAATCGGAATGGCAATTCACGATTCGAGCAATTAGGCAGGCTTAATGGAACATAAGATCAGGTGGCTAGCGGCTCTTACCACTGTGGACGGGCCTGAACAAGATAGCCACACTTTTTGGTTTAATCGTGCTGTTTATTTGATGAAACAGGGTAATGCCACTGAGGCGATCGCTGCCTTTGAGAAGGTGGTGAAGCTTAATCCTGAGCATTATCAAGCCTGGAATCTGCATGGCAACTTACTGCGCAAGGCCAAACAATATGATCAGGCGATCGTATCCTATGCCAGGGCGCTGGAAATTAAACCAAACTACTACACTGCCCTCAATCATCAGGGCGTGGCGCTGCATCAACTCAATCGTTTCACGGAGGCAGTAGCTTCCTTTGACCTGGCGATTAATGCCAAACCTGGTTGCTATCGCGCCTGGAATAATTTAGCGGGATCGCTGGTTGAACTGGAACGCTACGATGAAGCCCTGGAAGTATATGACGAAGCCTTGAATATCAAGCCGGATTTCTATCAAGCCTGGAATAACAAGGGCAATTTACTGCGACGACTCCAGCGCTATGAAGCAGCATTGCTGGCATACCAACAGGCGATCGTCCACGAGCCAAATCTGCCGGAAACCTGGCTCAATCGCGGTAGTGTGCTGGCCAGTTTGCAGCGCTATGCCGAAGCGATCGAATGCTATGGGCAAGCAATCCGGCTCAAGCAAGATTATTATCTGGCCTGGTTAAACTATGGCCGCATCCTGGTCAAACTAGACGACAATGAAAATGCCATTACTTGTTATCAAACCGCGCTCCAATTAAAATCAAAACCATGTGAAGCGGCGTACGAGCTGGCTAGTTTGCATACCCAACTCAATAATTATGAAATCGCTGATGACTACTATGCCCAAGTGTTGGCAATCAAGCCAAATTTTCAGGGTGCAGCGGTCGATCGCCAGAAATTACAAAAGTTCTTGGCTAAGTCATCTTCTACTCAACCTCAACCCCACCCGGTAACTTGAGCTTGACAGAGGTTTGCAAATCCCAACTCGATTACTGCTCACGATCGCCTGATACCAAATTAGGAAATAGGTGATCCAAATGCCGAGTCATAAGCCTTGCTCAGATGGATCGCCGCTTAAAAATATGTTTCATCTAAAAACTAAAACGGTATGAAAGGTTGTCATCACTCAATCTAGAAATGGAAGGAATTCAATGCGATTAAAATAATTCCTTCAAACGCCGAAACCGATCGGAATAGCTACGCATCACTTCGATCGCAAACATGGGGGTTTGCTGAATGGCAAATAGAAAATGTTTTTGATCGAGAAAGCCAATGAGACATTCAGTTTTAGCGATCGCAGTAGAGGTGCGTAAATGATCGTCATGTACCAGAGCGCCTGCACCAAACACATCACCCATGCTGATTGTCTCGATCACCTTGCTATTCAATTGCATTTCCACCTCCCCACTGATCACCCCATACATAAGGCTGCCAGTTTCACCCTGACTAAAAATAATTTCACCAGCGGCATAGGTCTTGGGTGATGGTGGTTTTTGGTATGCTTCGATTGTTTTAATTGGTTTCATGATTATTGAAAAGTGCTTTGATAAGCGGTCACTGACGCAAGCCGATCGCAGGACTAGGTTACCTTTAACCGGACACTAAATTGAATCAGGTTAAAAATAAAATAAAAATAGAATAAGGACAAACCATCGCAGCTTGTCCTTACCCAGAAATTTTATTGGTGATTGGAAAAAATTATTCCTCGATCTTAACCGAGATAATCTTATCCTTGCCTGCGATCGCATTCACCACATCCATATCCTCGGTCTTACCAAACACAGTATGCACACCGTCCAGGTGGCGTTGGGGGGAATGGCAAATAAAGAACTGACTACCACCGGTATCGCGGCCAGCATGAGCCATTGAAAGCGAACCAGCTTCATGCTTGTTTTTATTAATTTCACATTTAATTGTGTAGCCAGGGCCACCAGTACCAGTGCCGTTGGGGCAACCACCCTGGATCATAAAATCAGGAATGACGCGGTGAAAATTGAGCCCATCATAGAAACCTTCCTTGGACAGCTTCACAAAATTGGCAACGGTGTTGGGGGCATCTTGATCGAAAAGTTCGAGATTAATCGTGCCTTTCTCGGTTTCCATGATCGCGCGAGTCATGCTCTACTCCTTAACTTAATTTTTTGACTTATGGGTACTTAATAGAGATGCAATGGTGATTTGCAACTATTAGGTGCGACTTGTGTTTACAAAAATCATCGCATGTTTGCATATTTAAGGTTACATGAGTATGGCGATCGATGGTTGTTAACATAACCTGAAAATATCGCTTTGGCTTGTGGTTGATTAGTTGGTTAGGTCTTTAACAACGATCGCTAGCGGTGGTTGAGGATAAACTCGGCGATCGCCAAGTCCTGCGGGGTGGTTACTTTCAAGTTGGTTTCTTCCCCCGCCACAATGTTGACAGCCAAGCCCACCTTTTCAAATAAGGCCGCATCATCGGTGACCACCCAACCCAACTCTTTAGCCTTTGCATGGGCTTGCTTAAGTGGATCGACCAGAAAGCCCTGGGGGGTTTGCGCTGCCCACAAATTATCCCTGGTGGGCGTATCGACAATCACCTGATCTTTGACCACTTTGATTGTGTCCTTGACTGGGATCGCGGCAATGAACCCTTCAAAGTCCGCAAAGGCGCGATCGCAACGATTGAACAACTCCGGCGTAGCCAAGCACCTCGCCCCATCATGAATTAATACTTGCTTAGCATCACTGGGCAGAGCTTGCATGCCGTTATAAACCGATTCCTGGCGGGTGGTTCCCCCCTGTACCCATTGAATTGGTTTGGGGCTGGCTAGGCGCTTAAAAATCTGTTCAAAGTCTGGT
The sequence above is a segment of the Pseudanabaena sp. PCC 7367 genome. Coding sequences within it:
- a CDS encoding cyclic nucleotide-binding domain-containing protein, with translation MMKPIKTIEAYQKPPSPKTYAAGEIIFSQGETGSLMYGVISGEVEMQLNSKVIETISMGDVFGAGALVHDDHLRTSTAIAKTECLIGFLDQKHFLFAIQQTPMFAIEVMRSYSDRFRRLKELF
- the ispD gene encoding 2-C-methyl-D-erythritol 4-phosphate cytidylyltransferase, with the translated sequence MSCHLLIPAAGKGTRMGSDRNKLLLPLLGKPILAWTLQAAIAAEAISWIGVIGQPYDLPDFEQIFKRLASPKPIQWVQGGTTRQESVYNGMQALPSDAKQVLIHDGARCLATPELFNRCDRAFADFEGFIAAIPVKDTIKVVKDQVIVDTPTRDNLWAAQTPQGFLVDPLKQAHAKAKELGWVVTDDAALFEKVGLAVNIVAGEETNLKVTTPQDLAIAEFILNHR
- a CDS encoding CIA30 family protein yields the protein MSPNTSSSDSAANANQNSSKWDLGKFYQTLTYFEVLPWLQQIDVLGWLGTRNDPKPDPSVLAPLLAIVVGDRGMVGKQLTQFLGNSGYRIQSANFFAANATSTNAVTNADVVFLCLDALLNLNVDDSETLGNLDPNELIDRIKSWLKPDQDRMLFDFRQAGEQESATNPDQSNTKNLKEIWGILDDVVMGGVSASNITLGDRSALFYGNVSTANSGGFASVRSRNFEPGIDLSAYDGIALRVRGDGKRYKFMLRDSGRWDGIAFCASFDTVANNWIDLKIPFDRFAPIFRAKTVKDAEPIATEQICAFQLMLSKFEYDGALNPRFEAGSFRLEVEYIKAYSSSKLPQLVVVSPELNINPKAEHIEKIENQVRRSGIPYTIAKPIDLTDSSQSQAIALGQLEQLGQQNSNSNQSAKPPQPVSSLAIAQLCIEALKHNQATQKTYRITALPPKPSDRIAQTEQSKQTTSQTNPCAPGDWDCQFARLTPDIIGIN
- a CDS encoding peptidylprolyl isomerase encodes the protein MTRAIMETEKGTINLELFDQDAPNTVANFVKLSKEGFYDGLNFHRVIPDFMIQGGCPNGTGTGGPGYTIKCEINKNKHEAGSLSMAHAGRDTGGSQFFICHSPQRHLDGVHTVFGKTEDMDVVNAIAGKDKIISVKIEE
- a CDS encoding tetratricopeptide repeat protein produces the protein MEHKIRWLAALTTVDGPEQDSHTFWFNRAVYLMKQGNATEAIAAFEKVVKLNPEHYQAWNLHGNLLRKAKQYDQAIVSYARALEIKPNYYTALNHQGVALHQLNRFTEAVASFDLAINAKPGCYRAWNNLAGSLVELERYDEALEVYDEALNIKPDFYQAWNNKGNLLRRLQRYEAALLAYQQAIVHEPNLPETWLNRGSVLASLQRYAEAIECYGQAIRLKQDYYLAWLNYGRILVKLDDNENAITCYQTALQLKSKPCEAAYELASLHTQLNNYEIADDYYAQVLAIKPNFQGAAVDRQKLQKFLAKSSSTQPQPHPVT